In Oncorhynchus clarkii lewisi isolate Uvic-CL-2024 chromosome 2, UVic_Ocla_1.0, whole genome shotgun sequence, one DNA window encodes the following:
- the LOC139365977 gene encoding large proline-rich protein BAG6 isoform X1, producing the protein MEEPGADIEVTVKTLDSQSRSYTVGGQLTVKEFKEHIATSVGIPVDKQRLIYQGRVLQDERTLTEYNVDGKVIHLVERAPPQPSQPGSGSGGAEAGAPPSSTTSQGTSQVPPHDRNANSYVMLGTFNLPVNVMDPQQIQMSVQQMMSGLGENARNARVSTSTGSNGSMNVHIDMDQSVQSEPRLRLLLAENLLRDTTALIERMEDQPSGTSTQPDSAAAPPPSSSSSTPSPSTQPMDTSPPSSTPPPSFSSSTQTEGAAQAGPNHPSPAELVEMLSELRRVEERLQPFVQRTHSILESATTAEYANTEREEDQRILNLVGEALRLLGNALVALSDLRCNLLSPAPRHLHVIRPMSHYTSPVSMPGAVHHHIPLHMNLGATVTMASNGRPATDGQAQPSQTPGQSDQPGQGQTSPSQPLPSNQQAGQGQPGPRVIRISHQTMPVVMMQMNTDDSGVPQAAGQPNVAGMGQPGFQMPPGVQMNPDFMQSIVQQIAQYTEAVAAATGGAIPGQPPQPTPPGSTATSSTTTTGPNTPTTTPTAPPPPSPGAPQARVVFTRPAFAPRIPPPVFGTRGATINLRTSVPPMMGQQPGQPFPPAALNQMISGLVGQLLIPGQMAGQTATSSASHTFSSSSSNSSSSSSSSSGPIPAPAPAPGTTVPPGQPGAIPTMPQGAPPDLAQLLGSLLGTAGAVPGAMGPSITVTMPGVPAFVQGVSDFMQASGPVFPPPPNGAPQPPASGTPPPPPGTTPNPPTGDGAGAQGEALNPELFTGIVQGVLSTMMGSLGSPQSNTESIAQFIQRLSETSNIFTPGTGDAMGFFGDLLTLVCQNFSMVDLVLLLHGQNQPLGRIQTQLSQFFTQHYLNGSEPTDHNIAAAADGLINELEEYITESFSSVAVLEGVNVTQTNLSFFRHQLTRIATHILRCTDNTFGPQLLQMCNQGLFECLALNLYCLRGEQSALTSVINHRIRTLSADMNPSLVNWLTSMLTMRLQVILEHIPVTEDQILHYAVHTQQGEASNAQEPQRAQIMEMEATHSPAPATTAEEAMASSQETRAEPRETGATGGAAPLGGAMAAAEASGREEPGRETEAWTAAVPAEWVPIIRHDLITQRKMKAQPPMSDAYLHGMPAKRRKTGQGDGALLSLSDAVSRAARTAGVRPVTSPDNLQEELDSPELQEAYAEQVKKDIKKRVREDPDFSSQQFPNTHRAFSSDS; encoded by the exons ATGGAGGAACCAGGTGCTGATATAGAGGTGACTGTCAAAACTTTGGACTCCCAGAGCCGAAGTTACACTGTAGGCGGACAG TTGACAGTGAAAGAGTTCAAGGAGCACATTGCCACTTCAGTTGGGATTCCTGTGGACAAACAGAGGCTGATCTACCAGGGCAGAGTCCTGCAGGATGAGAGGACCCTGACAGAGTACA ACGTCGATGGAAAAGTCATCCACCTGGTGGAGCGGGCCCCCCCTCAGCCCTCCCAgccaggctcggggtcagggggAGCGGAGGCCGGAGCGCCaccctcctctaccacctcccaggGAACGTCCCAAGTGCCCCCACACGACCGCAACGCCAACAGCTATGTCATGCTGGGGACCTTCAACCTCCCCGTTAACGTCATGGACCCTCAGCAGATCCAG ATGTCAGTCCAGCAAATGATGTCAGGTTTGGGTGAGAATGCTAGGAATGCCAGAGTCAGCACCAGCACCGGG AGCAATGGGTCCATGAATGTGCACATTGATATGGACCAATCGGTGCAGAGTGAGCCCAGGCTGAGACTGCTATTGGCTGAGAACCTGCTGAGGGACACCACTGCTCTCATTGAGAGGATGGAG GATCAACCAAGCGGAACCTCAACCCAACCGGATTCTGCTGCTgcacctcctccctcttcctcctcctccactccctctccctccacccagcCCATGGACACATCTCCACCTTCATCTactccccctccatccttctcttcctccactcAAACAGAGGGAGCTGCCCAAGCTGGACCCAA TCACCCCAGCCCAGCAGAGCTGGTAGAGATGCTGTCAGAgctgaggagggtggaggagaggctTCAGCCATTCGTCCAGAGAACACACTCTATCCTAGAGTCTGCTACCACTGCAGAATACGCCAACACC gaaagagaggaggatcagCGGATTCTCAACCTGGTGGGGGAGGCCCTCCGTCTCCTGGGCAATGCCCTGGTTGCCCTTAGTGACCTGCGCTGCAACCTGTTGAGTCCCGCCCCACGCCACTTACACGTGATCCGGCCAATGTCTCACTACACCTCCCCAGTGTCCATGCCTGGAGCCGTGCACCATCACATCCCACTACAT ATGAACCTGGGAGCCACGGTCACAATGGCGTCCAatggcagaccagctacagacGGACAGGCCCAGCCCAGTCAGACCCCCGGCCAGTCGGACCAGCCAGGTCAGGGACAGACTTCCCCCTCACAGCCTCTCCCGTCCAATCAGCAGGCTGGACAGGGACAGCCCGGCCCCCGGGTCATCAGGATCAGCCACCAGACAATGCCGGTGGTCATGATGCAGATGAACACGGACG actCTGGTGTTCCTCAAGCAGCTGGACAGCCAAATGTTGCAGGAATGGGTCAGCCAG GCTTCCAGATGCCTCCCGGTGTTCAGATGAATCCAGACTTCATGCAGTCCATCGTGCAGCAGATCGCTCAGTACACCGAGGCTGTAGCTGCTGCCACCGGGGGCGCCATCCCTGGCCAACCCCCCCAGCCTACCCCCCCAGGCTCCACTGCTACCTCTTCCACAACCACCACCggccctaacacccccaccaccacccccacagcCCCCCCTCCGCCTTCTCCCGGGGCCCCCCAGGCCAGGGTGGTGTTCACCCGGCCCGCCTTTGCTCCCAGGATCCCTCCACCCGTCTTTGGCACCCGGGGGGCCACCATCAACCTGAGGACTAGTGTGCCGCCCATGATGGGTCAGCAACCAGGACAG CCCTTCCCTCCTGCTGCCCTCAATCAGATGATCAGTGGACTGGTGGGACAACTGCTGATACCTGGACAGATGG CTGGTCAAACAGCCACCTCCTCTGCCTCTCATaccttctcctcatcctcctccaactcttcttcttcctcctcatcctcctctggcCCTATCCCCGCTCCTGCTCCTGCCCCTGGCACCACTGTTCCCCCAGGCCAGCCCGGAGCCATCCCCACCATGCCCCAGGGAGCTCCGCCTGACCTGGCCCAGCTCCTGGGCTCTCTCCTGGGGACCGCAGGGGCAGTTCCTGGGGCCATGGGACCCTCCATCACTGTGACTATGCCTGGAGTGCCTGCCTTCGTCCAAGGAGTGTCTGACTTCATGCAG GCCTCCGGACCAGTCTTCCCACCACCCCCCAACGGTGCCCCCCAGCCCCCTGCCTctggcacccccccccctccacccggGACCACCCCTAACCCTCCCACGGGGGACGGTGCCGGGGCCCAGGGAGAGGCCCTGAATCCGGAGTTGTTCACTGGGATTGTACAGGGGGTCCTGTCCACCATGATGGGCTCCCTGGGCTCTCCCCAGAGCAACACTGAGAGCATCGCCCAGTTCATCCAGAGGCTCTCTGAGACCAGCAACATCTTCACACCCGGCACAGGGGACGCCATGG gttTCTTTGGAGACCTACTGACCCTGGTGTGTCAGAACTTCTCCATGGTGGACCTGGTCTTGCTGCTCCATGGCCAGAACCAGCCCCTGGGTCGCATCCAGACCCAGCTGTCTCAGTTCTTCACCCAGCACTATCTCAACGGGAGCGAGCCCACCGACCACAACATTGCT GCTGCTGCTGATGGTCTCATCAATGAACTTGAGGAGTACATTACCGAGAGCTTT TCTTCAGTGGCAGTGTTGGAGGGTGTCAACGTCACTCAGACCAACCTGTCCTTCTTCAGACATCAGTTAACGCGTATCGCCACACACATACTCCGCTGCACAG ACAACACGTTTGGGCCGCAGCTGCTGCAGATGTGCAACCAGGGGCTGTTTGAGTGTCTGGCCCTTAACCTGTACTGtctgagaggagagcagagtgccctcacttctgtcatcaacCACCGCATA AGGACGTTGTCGGCTGACATGAACCCCAGCCTGGTGAACTGGCTGACCAGTATGCTGACCATGAGACTCCAGGTCATCCTGGAGCACATCCCCGTCACAGAGGACCAGATACTACATTATGCCGTCCACACACAGCAG GGGGAGGCTTCTAATGCACAGGAGCCTCAACGTGCCCAGATCATGGAG ATGGAGGCCACCCACTCCCCAGCCCCGGCCACCACAGCTGAGGAAGCCATGGCGTCGTCACAGGAGACTAGGGCAGAACCCAGGGAAACTGGAGCCACCGGAGGGGCTGCGCCATTGGGTGGCGCCATGGCAGCAGCTGAAGCCAGCGGGAGGGAGGAGCCTGGTAGAGAGACTGAGGCCTGGACTGCTGCCGTCCCTGCT GAGTGGGTACCCATCATCAGACATGACCTGATCACCCAGAGGAAGATGAAGGCCCAGCCTCCCATGTCTGACGCCTATTTACATGGGATGCCTGCCAAACGCAGGAAG ACCGGACAAGGGGACGgcgctcttctctccctctccgacGCCGTTAGCAGGGCGGCCAGGACGGCCGGAGTCAGGCCAGTCACTTCCCCAGACAACCTGCAGGAGGAGCTTGACAGCCCTGAGCTCCAAGAGGCCTATGCAGAGCAG GTGAAGAAAGACATAAAGAAGCGAGTGAGAGAGGACCCGGACTTCAGCTCTCAGCAGttccccaacacacacagagcTTTTTCATCCGACTCATAA
- the LOC139365947 gene encoding ankyrin repeat and MYND domain-containing protein 2a has protein sequence MSAPKKGDLSSTERELFVVIAAGNVQEASRLLGCKDVRVNCLDENGMTPLMHAAYKGKADMCKLLLQHGADVNCNEHEHGYTALMFAGLSGKTDITWMMLDAGAETDVVNSVGRTASQMAAFVGQHDCVTVINNFFSRAKLEYYTKRQGLEKEPKLPPKLTGPLHKIIMSTNLNPVKMVLLVKENPVLAEAGALEKCRRVMELICEKCVKQQDMNEVLAMKMHYISCVLQKCASFLKEHDDKLEGLIKSLLKGRDSDGFPLFQEKFIRECIRKFPYRDATLLQQLVRSIAPVEIGNDPTAISVLTQAITGQVGFMDAEFCTTCGEKGAEKRCSICKMVIYCAPACQKMHWFTHKKVCKQLQEQREKHEAESAKLMERQRKEQSQVVESATGSMQDLSVGPNEDSPSSPSPSDNQADPPPPSPVSTTPDTEN, from the exons ATGTCAGCTCCGAAGAAGGGAGATCTATCTTCCACCGAGAGGGAATTGTTCGTAGTTATTGCTGCAG GAAATGTTCAAGAAGCCTCAAGATTATTGGGTTGCAAGGATGTCAGAGTCAACTGTTTGGATGAG aATGGGATGACTCCCCTCATGCACGCTGCATACAAGGGCAAGGCGGACATGTGCAAGCTGCTACTGCAACACGGGGCAGATGTGAACTGTAATGAACACGAGCATGGCTACACGGCACTGATGTTCGCTGGGCTATCAG GTAAGACTGATATCACCTGGATGATGTTAGATGCAGGAGCGGAGACCGATGTGGTCAACTCCGTCGGGCGAACAGCATCTCAGATGGCTGCGTTTGTCG ggcAACACGACTGTGTGACGGTGATCAACAACTTCTTCTCGCGGGCCAAGCTGGAGTATTACACCAAACGCCAGGGGCTGGAGAAGGAGCCCAAGCTGCCCCCCAAACTGACAGGGCCCCTCCACAAGATCATCATGAGCACCAACCTCAACCCCGTCAAG ATGGTGCTTCTGGTGAAGGAGAACCCGGTGCTGGCCGAGGCAGGGGCCCTGGAGAAGTGCCGGCGGGTGATGGAGCTGATCTGTGAGAAGTGTGTGAAGCAGCAGGACATGAACGAGGTGCTGGCCATGAAGATGCACTACATTAGCTGTGTGCTGCAGAAGTGTGCCTCCTTCCTCAAGGAGCACGACGACAAGCTGGAAGGACTCATCAAGAG CTTGTTGAAGGGACGGGACAGTGACGGCTTTCCGCTGTTCCAGGAGAAGTTCATCAGAGAGTGCATCCGCAAGTTCCCCTACCGCGACGCCACActgctgcagcagctggtacGAAGTATCGCTCCCGTGGAGATC GGTAATGATCCGACAGCCATCTCAGTTTTGACCCAGGCTATAACAGGACAGGTGGGCTTCATGGACGCAGAGTTCTGTACCACCTGTggggagaagggagcagagaaGAGATGCTCCATCTGTAAAATG GTGATATACTGTGCCCCAGCCTGCCAGAAAATGCACTGGTTCACCCATAAGAAGGTCTGCAAGCAGCTTCAGGAGCAGAGAGAAAAGCACGAGGCAGAGTCAGCCAAGCTGATGGAGCGACAGAGGAAAG AGCAGAGCCAGGTGGTAGAGTCGGCAACAGGCTCCATGCAGGACCTCTCAGTGGGACCCAATGAAGACTCTCCGTCTTCCCCGTCCCCCTCTGACAACCAAGcagacccccctccccccagccctGTCTCCACCACTCCAGACACAGAGAACTGA
- the LOC139377088 gene encoding LOW QUALITY PROTEIN: leucine-rich repeat-containing protein 72 (The sequence of the model RefSeq protein was modified relative to this genomic sequence to represent the inferred CDS: deleted 1 base in 1 codon; substituted 3 bases at 3 genomic stop codons) encodes MEDIDDALPKYGIRRGIDVCQLYLAKXXSYLVNIPDLSRFSMLRYLWLNNNKINELVYHSLNCCMTELYLQNNKIYISGNLGHLTCHWVLLLHKHQMKRLEDCVAELRNLQHLHTVSERIGQYVVHNLPSVQLLDRRGHYGSRQHLKSPLDETADPSVRRAMQRSIMQFSTVDXSTISTAKQRKLGEWNQPGTNILTVMFSSSNTRGESQLLTVGPYTAGLP; translated from the exons ATGGAG GACATTGATGATGCTCTCCCGAAGTATGGAATCAGGAGGGGCATTGATGTCTGTCAACTTTACCTTGCCAAATAGTAGTCTTATC TTGTCAATATTCCAGACTTGTCA AGGTTCTCCATGCTGAGATACTTATGGCTGAATAACAACA AAATTAACGAACTCGTCTACCATTCCCTCAACTGTTGCATGACCGAACTTTATCTCCAaaacaataaaatatatatttcaggtAA CCTGGGACACCTAACCTGTCATTGGGTTCTTCTTCTGCACAAACACCAGATGAAGAGGCTGGAGGACTGCGTGGCTGAGCTGAGGAACTTGCAGCATCTCCACACTGTCAGTGAGCGAATAG GTCAATATGTGGTCCATAACTTGCCTTCAGTGCAGTTATTGGATAGAAGAG GTCACTATGGCTCAAGACAACATTTGAA GAGCCCATTGGATGAGACAGCAGATCCCAGTGTGCGCAGGGCTATGCAGAGATCCATCATGCAGTTCTCCACTGTGGACTAGAGTACAATTTCCACCGCCAAACAGAGAAAGCTAGGGGAATGGAACCAGCCAGGGACCAACATCCTCACTGTCATGTTCAGCTCCAGCAACACGAGGGGGGAATCTCAATT GTTAACTGTTGGGCCTTACACGGCAGGCCTCCCTTAG
- the LOC139365966 gene encoding tetraspanin-13-like: MVCGGFVCTKNSLCALNILYVMVSLLLIGVAAWGKWFGLVSSFRVVAGIIGVGIFLLFVAFVGLCGALKHHQVLLFFYMIILFLVFMVQLSVSAACLAINKEQQKELLEVGWNKSEATQKDVEKSLNCCGFFHPNYNGTCDADCFSNPLSCNPCGPIIQSHAEEVLRFVGGIGCFFSFTEILGVWLTHRYRNQKDSRPNSGAFL; this comes from the exons ATGGTTTGCGGAGGATTTGTTTGCACGAAGAATTCCCTATGCGCTCTGAACATACTTTATGTT ATGGTGAGCTTGCTGCTGATTGGAGTAGCTGCTTGGGGGAAATGGTTTGGCCTGGTCTCAAGTTTTCGGGTGGTGGCTGGAATCATTGGTGTGGGCATCTTCCTGTTATTTGTGGCCTTCGTGGGCCTCTGTGGTGCCCTGAAGCACCACCAGGTCCTGCTGTTCTTT TACATGATTATCCTGTTCCTGGTGTTCATGGTTCAGCTGTCAGTGTCTGCCGCATGTCTGGCTATCAATAAAGAGCAGCAG AAAGAACTTCTAGAGGTGGGCTGGAACAAGTCCGAGGCCACTCAGAAGGATGTGGAGAAAAGTCTAAACTGCTGTGGCTTCTTCCATCCGAACTATAATGGCACCTGTGACGCG gactgtttctccAACCCATTATCCTGCAACCCTTGTGGTCCAATCATCCAAAGTCATGCTGAGGAGGTTTTACGCTTTGTGGGTGGGATTGGATGCTTCTTCAGCTTCACAGAG ATCCTGGGAGTGTGGCTAACGCACAGATACAGAAATCAGAAGGATTCCCGTCCAAACTCTGGTGCATTTCTATAA
- the LOC139365977 gene encoding large proline-rich protein BAG6 isoform X2, whose translation MEEPGADIEVTVKTLDSQSRSYTVGGQLTVKEFKEHIATSVGIPVDKQRLIYQGRVLQDERTLTEYNVDGKVIHLVERAPPQPSQPGSGSGGAEAGAPPSSTTSQGTSQVPPHDRNANSYVMLGTFNLPVNVMDPQQIQMSVQQMMSGLGENARNARVSTSTGSNGSMNVHIDMDQSVQSEPRLRLLLAENLLRDTTALIERMEDQPSGTSTQPDSAAAPPPSSSSSTPSPSTQPMDTSPPSSTPPPSFSSSTQTEGAAQAGPNHPSPAELVEMLSELRRVEERLQPFVQRTHSILESATTAEYANTEREEDQRILNLVGEALRLLGNALVALSDLRCNLLSPAPRHLHVIRPMSHYTSPVSMPGAVHHHIPLHMNLGATVTMASNGRPATDGQAQPSQTPGQSDQPDSGVPQAAGQPNVAGMGQPGFQMPPGVQMNPDFMQSIVQQIAQYTEAVAAATGGAIPGQPPQPTPPGSTATSSTTTTGPNTPTTTPTAPPPPSPGAPQARVVFTRPAFAPRIPPPVFGTRGATINLRTSVPPMMGQQPGQPFPPAALNQMISGLVGQLLIPGQMAGQTATSSASHTFSSSSSNSSSSSSSSSGPIPAPAPAPGTTVPPGQPGAIPTMPQGAPPDLAQLLGSLLGTAGAVPGAMGPSITVTMPGVPAFVQGVSDFMQASGPVFPPPPNGAPQPPASGTPPPPPGTTPNPPTGDGAGAQGEALNPELFTGIVQGVLSTMMGSLGSPQSNTESIAQFIQRLSETSNIFTPGTGDAMGFFGDLLTLVCQNFSMVDLVLLLHGQNQPLGRIQTQLSQFFTQHYLNGSEPTDHNIAAAADGLINELEEYITESFSSVAVLEGVNVTQTNLSFFRHQLTRIATHILRCTDNTFGPQLLQMCNQGLFECLALNLYCLRGEQSALTSVINHRIRTLSADMNPSLVNWLTSMLTMRLQVILEHIPVTEDQILHYAVHTQQGEASNAQEPQRAQIMEMEATHSPAPATTAEEAMASSQETRAEPRETGATGGAAPLGGAMAAAEASGREEPGRETEAWTAAVPAEWVPIIRHDLITQRKMKAQPPMSDAYLHGMPAKRRKTGQGDGALLSLSDAVSRAARTAGVRPVTSPDNLQEELDSPELQEAYAEQVKKDIKKRVREDPDFSSQQFPNTHRAFSSDS comes from the exons ATGGAGGAACCAGGTGCTGATATAGAGGTGACTGTCAAAACTTTGGACTCCCAGAGCCGAAGTTACACTGTAGGCGGACAG TTGACAGTGAAAGAGTTCAAGGAGCACATTGCCACTTCAGTTGGGATTCCTGTGGACAAACAGAGGCTGATCTACCAGGGCAGAGTCCTGCAGGATGAGAGGACCCTGACAGAGTACA ACGTCGATGGAAAAGTCATCCACCTGGTGGAGCGGGCCCCCCCTCAGCCCTCCCAgccaggctcggggtcagggggAGCGGAGGCCGGAGCGCCaccctcctctaccacctcccaggGAACGTCCCAAGTGCCCCCACACGACCGCAACGCCAACAGCTATGTCATGCTGGGGACCTTCAACCTCCCCGTTAACGTCATGGACCCTCAGCAGATCCAG ATGTCAGTCCAGCAAATGATGTCAGGTTTGGGTGAGAATGCTAGGAATGCCAGAGTCAGCACCAGCACCGGG AGCAATGGGTCCATGAATGTGCACATTGATATGGACCAATCGGTGCAGAGTGAGCCCAGGCTGAGACTGCTATTGGCTGAGAACCTGCTGAGGGACACCACTGCTCTCATTGAGAGGATGGAG GATCAACCAAGCGGAACCTCAACCCAACCGGATTCTGCTGCTgcacctcctccctcttcctcctcctccactccctctccctccacccagcCCATGGACACATCTCCACCTTCATCTactccccctccatccttctcttcctccactcAAACAGAGGGAGCTGCCCAAGCTGGACCCAA TCACCCCAGCCCAGCAGAGCTGGTAGAGATGCTGTCAGAgctgaggagggtggaggagaggctTCAGCCATTCGTCCAGAGAACACACTCTATCCTAGAGTCTGCTACCACTGCAGAATACGCCAACACC gaaagagaggaggatcagCGGATTCTCAACCTGGTGGGGGAGGCCCTCCGTCTCCTGGGCAATGCCCTGGTTGCCCTTAGTGACCTGCGCTGCAACCTGTTGAGTCCCGCCCCACGCCACTTACACGTGATCCGGCCAATGTCTCACTACACCTCCCCAGTGTCCATGCCTGGAGCCGTGCACCATCACATCCCACTACAT ATGAACCTGGGAGCCACGGTCACAATGGCGTCCAatggcagaccagctacagacGGACAGGCCCAGCCCAGTCAGACCCCCGGCCAGTCGGACCAGCCAG actCTGGTGTTCCTCAAGCAGCTGGACAGCCAAATGTTGCAGGAATGGGTCAGCCAG GCTTCCAGATGCCTCCCGGTGTTCAGATGAATCCAGACTTCATGCAGTCCATCGTGCAGCAGATCGCTCAGTACACCGAGGCTGTAGCTGCTGCCACCGGGGGCGCCATCCCTGGCCAACCCCCCCAGCCTACCCCCCCAGGCTCCACTGCTACCTCTTCCACAACCACCACCggccctaacacccccaccaccacccccacagcCCCCCCTCCGCCTTCTCCCGGGGCCCCCCAGGCCAGGGTGGTGTTCACCCGGCCCGCCTTTGCTCCCAGGATCCCTCCACCCGTCTTTGGCACCCGGGGGGCCACCATCAACCTGAGGACTAGTGTGCCGCCCATGATGGGTCAGCAACCAGGACAG CCCTTCCCTCCTGCTGCCCTCAATCAGATGATCAGTGGACTGGTGGGACAACTGCTGATACCTGGACAGATGG CTGGTCAAACAGCCACCTCCTCTGCCTCTCATaccttctcctcatcctcctccaactcttcttcttcctcctcatcctcctctggcCCTATCCCCGCTCCTGCTCCTGCCCCTGGCACCACTGTTCCCCCAGGCCAGCCCGGAGCCATCCCCACCATGCCCCAGGGAGCTCCGCCTGACCTGGCCCAGCTCCTGGGCTCTCTCCTGGGGACCGCAGGGGCAGTTCCTGGGGCCATGGGACCCTCCATCACTGTGACTATGCCTGGAGTGCCTGCCTTCGTCCAAGGAGTGTCTGACTTCATGCAG GCCTCCGGACCAGTCTTCCCACCACCCCCCAACGGTGCCCCCCAGCCCCCTGCCTctggcacccccccccctccacccggGACCACCCCTAACCCTCCCACGGGGGACGGTGCCGGGGCCCAGGGAGAGGCCCTGAATCCGGAGTTGTTCACTGGGATTGTACAGGGGGTCCTGTCCACCATGATGGGCTCCCTGGGCTCTCCCCAGAGCAACACTGAGAGCATCGCCCAGTTCATCCAGAGGCTCTCTGAGACCAGCAACATCTTCACACCCGGCACAGGGGACGCCATGG gttTCTTTGGAGACCTACTGACCCTGGTGTGTCAGAACTTCTCCATGGTGGACCTGGTCTTGCTGCTCCATGGCCAGAACCAGCCCCTGGGTCGCATCCAGACCCAGCTGTCTCAGTTCTTCACCCAGCACTATCTCAACGGGAGCGAGCCCACCGACCACAACATTGCT GCTGCTGCTGATGGTCTCATCAATGAACTTGAGGAGTACATTACCGAGAGCTTT TCTTCAGTGGCAGTGTTGGAGGGTGTCAACGTCACTCAGACCAACCTGTCCTTCTTCAGACATCAGTTAACGCGTATCGCCACACACATACTCCGCTGCACAG ACAACACGTTTGGGCCGCAGCTGCTGCAGATGTGCAACCAGGGGCTGTTTGAGTGTCTGGCCCTTAACCTGTACTGtctgagaggagagcagagtgccctcacttctgtcatcaacCACCGCATA AGGACGTTGTCGGCTGACATGAACCCCAGCCTGGTGAACTGGCTGACCAGTATGCTGACCATGAGACTCCAGGTCATCCTGGAGCACATCCCCGTCACAGAGGACCAGATACTACATTATGCCGTCCACACACAGCAG GGGGAGGCTTCTAATGCACAGGAGCCTCAACGTGCCCAGATCATGGAG ATGGAGGCCACCCACTCCCCAGCCCCGGCCACCACAGCTGAGGAAGCCATGGCGTCGTCACAGGAGACTAGGGCAGAACCCAGGGAAACTGGAGCCACCGGAGGGGCTGCGCCATTGGGTGGCGCCATGGCAGCAGCTGAAGCCAGCGGGAGGGAGGAGCCTGGTAGAGAGACTGAGGCCTGGACTGCTGCCGTCCCTGCT GAGTGGGTACCCATCATCAGACATGACCTGATCACCCAGAGGAAGATGAAGGCCCAGCCTCCCATGTCTGACGCCTATTTACATGGGATGCCTGCCAAACGCAGGAAG ACCGGACAAGGGGACGgcgctcttctctccctctccgacGCCGTTAGCAGGGCGGCCAGGACGGCCGGAGTCAGGCCAGTCACTTCCCCAGACAACCTGCAGGAGGAGCTTGACAGCCCTGAGCTCCAAGAGGCCTATGCAGAGCAG GTGAAGAAAGACATAAAGAAGCGAGTGAGAGAGGACCCGGACTTCAGCTCTCAGCAGttccccaacacacacagagcTTTTTCATCCGACTCATAA